The proteins below come from a single Thermodesulfobacteriota bacterium genomic window:
- the hemC gene encoding hydroxymethylbilane synthase, with translation MKKRLIVGTRGSRLALKQTEIAIEALKSLNPDIEVRVKVIKTTGDTIWDKPLHEIKGKGFFIKEIEEALIAKEIDIAVHSMKDVPTELKDGLKIAAVLERDDPRDAFVSFNYETLFELPEDSKIGTSSVRRTVQLLGLLGKVQFVPIRGNVETRIKKIATENLHGIILAYCGLKRLGLERYAKSIIPQDLLVPCAGQGAIGIEVREDSEFFDIVSRINHEKTWKEVELERKIQKLIGGGCHVPLGVNVESEGDFFTLYVFFGSQDGSTFGKIKEKGSWESADELARQLVEKLKAPRRGADTI, from the coding sequence ATGAAGAAGAGGCTTATTGTAGGAACGAGAGGGAGTAGGCTTGCCTTAAAGCAGACAGAAATCGCCATAGAAGCCCTAAAGTCTCTAAATCCTGACATAGAAGTTAGGGTAAAAGTTATAAAGACTACAGGGGATACTATCTGGGACAAACCATTGCACGAAATAAAAGGAAAGGGTTTCTTCATAAAGGAGATAGAAGAGGCTCTTATCGCCAAAGAAATAGACATAGCTGTACATAGTATGAAAGACGTTCCAACAGAGTTAAAAGATGGCTTAAAGATCGCAGCCGTTTTAGAGAGGGATGATCCCCGTGATGCCTTTGTTTCCTTTAATTACGAGACCCTTTTTGAGCTTCCTGAAGACTCGAAGATAGGCACAAGCAGTGTAAGACGAACCGTACAACTTCTTGGACTTCTGGGCAAGGTTCAATTTGTACCGATCAGGGGTAACGTTGAAACCAGGATAAAAAAAATAGCTACCGAAAATTTACACGGAATTATCCTCGCCTACTGTGGACTTAAAAGGTTGGGACTCGAAAGATACGCCAAATCCATCATTCCCCAAGATCTTCTTGTGCCGTGTGCTGGCCAAGGGGCAATCGGCATAGAAGTGAGAGAAGATTCCGAGTTTTTCGACATTGTAAGTAGAATTAACCACGAAAAGACGTGGAAGGAAGTTGAGCTTGAAAGAAAGATCCAGAAACTCATAGGAGGAGGTTGTCACGTTCCTTTGGGAGTTAACGTGGAATCGGAAGGTGATTTTTTTACCCTTTACGTTTTTTTTGGTTCTCAGGATGGAAGTACTTTTGGGAAAATCAAAGAAAAAGGATCATGGGAATCCGCTGACGAGTTGGCAAGGCAACTAGTAGAGAAACTCAAAGCCCCCCGAAGGGGGGCCGATACCATCTAA
- a CDS encoding glucose-6-phosphate isomerase: MIHLDYTYCLKRKNPSGVSEEELAQTISRLEILNEKLHENPYPFMRLPFEKYELYEMKQKADEIKNGQIEDILLLGIGGSALGAYAIFNALLSPYHNYLKKPRYWILDNIDPLTIKTVAELLNKEKTILIVISKSGETPETLTQFMFFFKLLEDLPDLKNRIVVITDKKRGSLKRIADEERLFTLSVPEDVGGRFSVLSPVGMFPSLLLGLDVESILLGAKKMAEHIKGSNGEKNIGLLLCALLYLMDKKGKKIHVMMPYCDRLYGFSEWFRQLEAESLGKDGKGPTPLLARGVTDQHSQLQLYVGGPKDKFLIFIFAPSIDLPIPMSFPYVDELNYLSGRTFGQLFLSEFKATKLSASEAGVPVLEIDLDNVSCETIGALFYLFEMAIVLFGELLGINPFDQPGVEKGKIYTKAFMGSPSYSDLLSQLKAQEGLEEFKVSF; this comes from the coding sequence ATGATTCATCTAGACTACACTTACTGCCTAAAAAGAAAAAACCCTTCTGGAGTCTCGGAGGAGGAGCTTGCACAAACGATAAGTAGACTTGAAATCCTAAACGAAAAACTACACGAAAATCCCTATCCCTTTATGAGGCTTCCCTTTGAGAAATACGAGCTCTACGAGATGAAGCAGAAGGCAGATGAGATTAAAAATGGACAAATAGAAGATATTCTTCTTTTGGGGATAGGAGGTTCTGCCCTAGGTGCCTACGCTATATTCAATGCCCTTCTGAGTCCTTATCACAATTATTTAAAAAAACCAAGATACTGGATTTTGGACAACATAGACCCTCTCACGATAAAAACGGTTGCAGAACTCCTAAATAAAGAAAAAACGATCCTTATTGTGATCAGTAAGTCGGGAGAAACCCCGGAGACACTAACTCAATTTATGTTCTTTTTTAAGCTGCTTGAGGATCTTCCCGATCTAAAAAATAGGATAGTCGTGATAACAGACAAAAAAAGGGGATCTTTAAAGAGAATCGCCGATGAAGAAAGACTTTTTACCCTTTCTGTTCCGGAAGATGTGGGTGGTAGGTTTTCCGTTCTAAGTCCCGTTGGTATGTTTCCTTCTTTACTTTTGGGTCTAGATGTCGAAAGCATTCTTCTCGGTGCAAAAAAGATGGCCGAACATATAAAAGGGTCAAATGGGGAAAAGAATATTGGCCTTCTCCTTTGCGCTCTTCTTTACCTCATGGATAAAAAGGGGAAGAAGATCCACGTGATGATGCCTTACTGTGACAGGCTTTACGGTTTTTCAGAGTGGTTTAGGCAGCTTGAGGCCGAAAGCTTAGGTAAAGACGGAAAAGGGCCCACCCCACTTTTGGCAAGGGGTGTGACTGACCAACATTCCCAGCTTCAACTCTACGTGGGAGGACCCAAAGATAAATTCTTGATCTTTATCTTTGCACCGTCTATAGATCTGCCCATTCCTATGAGTTTCCCCTACGTGGATGAGCTTAATTATCTTTCCGGTAGAACATTTGGCCAACTCTTTCTCTCTGAATTTAAGGCCACAAAACTCTCTGCCAGTGAGGCAGGAGTACCAGTATTAGAGATAGATCTCGATAATGTATCTTGCGAGACAATCGGCGCTTTATTTTACCTTTTCGAGATGGCGATCGTACTTTTCGGCGAACTTTTAGGAATTAACCCCTTCGATCAGCCCGGAGTTGAAAAAGGAAAGATCTACACAAAGGCCTTTATGGGCTCTCCTAGCTACAGTGATTTACTTTCACAACTTAAAGCTCAAGAAGGCCTAGAAGAATTTAAAGTCTCGTTTTGA
- a CDS encoding acyl-CoA dehydratase activase, whose amino-acid sequence MYLGLDIGSISVNVVVMDDKNDIVFERYIRHKGRPLEVAKEVVKQAMKDYDIDFISTTGTGAKIFAQKIGATFVNEIVALSKSFSRLYPHIKTVIDIGGEDSKLIIFESVDGKLKIKDFSMNTLCAAGTGSFLDQQASRLKLTIEEFGDIALKSKNPPRIAGRCTVFAKTDMIHLQQIATPDYEIVAGLCYALARNFKGNIAKGKDVEKPVAFVGGVAANKGMIKAIKDVFSLEDGDLIIPQHFTSMGAIGAVFAVLENLSLRQDFKGFDELDEYLRLEMEGETQERLSISQENLNVSYEIKPITEKTEAYLGVDVGSISTNLVVIDKDKNVLAKRYLMTEGRPLEAVKRGLKEIGEEIGDKVIIVGAGTTGSGRYLTADFIGADIVRNEITAQAEAAINIDPEVDTIFEIGGQDSKYISIDRGVIVDFEMNKACAAGTGSFLEEQAERLGISIKEEFGKLALESKNPVKMGERCTVFIESDLVHHQQKGAKTEDLVSGLSYSIVKNYINKVVGDRKIGNRIFFQGGTAFNKGVVAAFETVLKRPIRVPPHHDVTGAIGVAILAMKERTWEKSSFKGFDLSKRNYEIETFECKGCENLCEIRKVKVEGESPLYYGSRCEKYDVVRRTKKVEMKDYFKIREELLIKTYDRESSGEPIGVPLILYSHEFFPFWKAFLSELGFSVVPSDPTNKRIIREGVENVIVESCFPVKLAHGHVLNLIEKGVKTIFLPSVINIKSPSRIVSNTFVCPYAQSFPYTVKGSIDFDEKGVKVLTPVVYFGQGEDLTLKNLIDFGKKIKRSKKDVKRAYEVAKKVQDEFYKRCLKLGMEYLEMLGDEKMGMVIIGRPYNSFDPGANLNIHRKLMDLGVFPVPYDMLPILEGAEDDEDLKDMYWGYGQKILRAAKFVKERQNLYPIYITNFGCGPDSFITHFFKRIVGSKPFLQLEIDEHSADAGIITRLEAFLDSIRHAKRKESQTVKKIRVFTTNGKRKIYIPHMCDHSYPFASAFRACGVDAEVMEPSNEDTLVLGRKFTSGRECYPCILTTGDMVKTALREDFDPKRSAFFMPSGGGPCRFGQYHRFHRLVLDELGFEDVPIYAPNQDHRFYQELNIMGKKFKRLGWKAIVSVDLMTKLLHEIRPREINKGEADRVYKECLEKVCRSIERDAIDFMEVLQDVLRAMLSVPRYNDERPIVGIVGEIYVRQNAFSNSEIVKKVEEYGGIAWLAPITEWISYINHMGKKKALRFKSYSSLFSILLTEYFQKKDEHEMERIFLEHISYGKEPEIESILKKASPYIHESFEGEAILTVGKSIDFIEKGVSGIINAMPFTCMPGTISSAIMRLIQKRYGVPVLNIAFDGQGLSNINTRIEAFMYQVWEHFERKKLKTRL is encoded by the coding sequence ATGTACTTGGGTCTCGATATCGGTTCCATAAGCGTAAATGTGGTTGTGATGGACGACAAAAACGATATCGTATTCGAAAGGTACATTAGACATAAAGGAAGACCTTTGGAAGTCGCAAAAGAAGTAGTAAAACAAGCTATGAAAGATTACGATATAGACTTTATCTCCACAACGGGCACAGGCGCAAAGATCTTTGCCCAAAAGATAGGAGCCACATTCGTAAACGAAATTGTGGCTCTTTCCAAGTCTTTTAGCCGTCTATACCCACACATAAAGACGGTTATAGACATAGGCGGGGAGGATTCAAAACTGATAATTTTTGAAAGCGTAGATGGAAAGTTAAAGATAAAAGACTTTTCAATGAACACTTTATGTGCCGCCGGGACCGGTTCATTTTTAGACCAGCAGGCATCGAGACTTAAGCTTACGATAGAAGAGTTCGGAGATATAGCCCTAAAGTCGAAAAATCCTCCGAGGATAGCAGGAAGGTGTACAGTTTTTGCTAAAACTGACATGATCCACCTTCAACAGATCGCAACACCCGACTACGAGATCGTGGCCGGTCTTTGTTACGCATTGGCACGCAATTTCAAAGGTAACATAGCCAAAGGAAAGGACGTTGAAAAGCCTGTTGCGTTTGTTGGTGGAGTTGCGGCAAACAAGGGGATGATAAAAGCTATAAAGGACGTATTTTCACTTGAAGACGGAGATCTAATAATCCCTCAACACTTCACATCTATGGGTGCCATAGGAGCGGTTTTTGCGGTACTCGAAAATCTGTCCTTGAGGCAAGATTTTAAGGGTTTCGATGAGCTAGATGAGTATCTTAGATTGGAAATGGAAGGTGAGACCCAGGAAAGACTTTCAATATCTCAAGAGAATCTCAATGTCTCGTATGAGATAAAGCCAATTACGGAAAAGACAGAAGCTTACCTCGGTGTTGATGTGGGCTCAATAAGTACAAATCTTGTCGTAATAGACAAAGATAAAAACGTTCTAGCGAAAAGGTACCTTATGACTGAAGGAAGGCCCCTTGAGGCCGTAAAGAGGGGATTAAAAGAGATAGGCGAGGAGATAGGAGACAAGGTGATAATAGTTGGAGCTGGTACGACAGGTTCAGGAAGGTACCTTACCGCAGATTTTATCGGAGCGGACATAGTGAGAAACGAAATAACAGCACAAGCGGAGGCAGCGATAAACATAGACCCCGAGGTCGATACGATATTCGAGATTGGTGGTCAGGATTCAAAGTACATAAGCATAGACAGAGGGGTAATCGTAGACTTTGAAATGAATAAGGCCTGTGCTGCCGGAACAGGATCCTTCCTTGAAGAACAGGCAGAAAGGCTTGGCATATCGATAAAAGAGGAGTTTGGGAAACTAGCCTTAGAATCGAAAAATCCGGTAAAAATGGGTGAACGGTGCACGGTCTTTATTGAGTCCGATCTTGTCCATCATCAGCAGAAAGGAGCAAAAACGGAAGACCTAGTAAGCGGTCTTTCGTACTCAATAGTAAAGAACTACATAAACAAGGTCGTTGGGGATAGAAAAATAGGAAATAGGATATTCTTTCAGGGAGGGACAGCCTTTAACAAAGGGGTTGTGGCTGCCTTTGAGACTGTGCTTAAAAGGCCCATAAGGGTTCCCCCTCACCATGACGTGACAGGAGCAATAGGAGTTGCAATCCTTGCCATGAAAGAGCGTACATGGGAAAAGAGTTCATTTAAAGGGTTCGATTTGAGCAAAAGGAACTACGAGATCGAGACCTTCGAGTGTAAAGGATGTGAAAATCTCTGTGAGATAAGGAAGGTCAAGGTGGAGGGAGAATCACCTCTCTATTACGGAAGTAGGTGTGAGAAGTACGATGTTGTAAGAAGGACAAAAAAAGTGGAGATGAAGGACTACTTTAAGATCAGGGAGGAGCTACTCATAAAAACTTATGACAGAGAAAGTAGTGGAGAGCCTATCGGTGTTCCTTTGATTCTCTACTCTCACGAGTTCTTTCCTTTCTGGAAGGCTTTTCTCTCAGAGCTTGGGTTTTCGGTTGTTCCATCAGATCCGACAAACAAAAGGATAATAAGAGAAGGCGTGGAAAACGTGATCGTCGAGAGTTGTTTTCCGGTTAAACTTGCGCATGGACATGTCCTAAACCTCATAGAAAAAGGTGTAAAGACCATATTTTTGCCCAGTGTGATAAATATCAAGAGTCCTTCAAGAATAGTATCGAATACTTTTGTATGTCCGTACGCACAGTCCTTCCCTTACACTGTGAAAGGTTCCATCGATTTTGATGAAAAAGGGGTAAAGGTTCTAACTCCAGTTGTGTATTTCGGCCAGGGTGAGGATTTGACCCTTAAAAACCTCATCGATTTTGGAAAGAAGATAAAAAGATCAAAGAAAGATGTGAAGAGAGCATACGAAGTGGCAAAAAAAGTTCAGGATGAGTTTTATAAAAGATGCCTCAAGCTCGGTATGGAGTATCTCGAAATGCTAGGCGATGAAAAGATGGGAATGGTAATAATTGGAAGGCCGTACAATAGCTTCGATCCGGGAGCTAACCTGAATATCCATAGGAAGCTTATGGATCTTGGAGTTTTTCCGGTCCCGTATGATATGCTACCTATCCTTGAAGGTGCTGAAGATGATGAGGATCTCAAAGACATGTACTGGGGATACGGACAGAAGATCTTGAGGGCAGCAAAGTTTGTAAAAGAAAGGCAGAACCTTTACCCCATCTACATAACGAACTTCGGATGTGGCCCTGACTCATTCATCACCCATTTCTTCAAAAGGATCGTAGGTTCAAAGCCTTTTTTACAGCTGGAGATAGACGAACACAGCGCAGATGCGGGTATTATTACGAGACTGGAAGCTTTTTTGGATAGTATAAGGCACGCAAAGAGAAAAGAGAGTCAAACTGTGAAAAAGATTAGAGTATTTACGACCAATGGGAAAAGAAAGATATACATCCCCCATATGTGTGACCATTCTTATCCGTTTGCAAGTGCTTTTAGGGCTTGTGGGGTCGATGCAGAGGTTATGGAACCGTCCAATGAGGATACTTTGGTTTTAGGTAGGAAATTCACGTCTGGCAGGGAATGTTATCCATGCATTTTAACAACCGGTGATATGGTAAAAACCGCCTTAAGGGAAGACTTTGACCCCAAAAGGAGCGCGTTTTTTATGCCCTCGGGAGGTGGTCCGTGCAGGTTCGGTCAGTACCATAGATTCCATAGGCTTGTCTTAGACGAGTTAGGCTTTGAAGATGTTCCTATCTACGCTCCAAATCAGGATCATAGGTTTTACCAGGAATTGAACATAATGGGAAAGAAGTTCAAAAGGCTAGGCTGGAAGGCAATTGTTTCTGTGGATCTTATGACAAAACTTCTTCATGAGATAAGGCCTAGAGAGATAAATAAAGGAGAGGCGGACAGGGTTTATAAGGAATGCCTTGAGAAGGTTTGCCGCTCCATAGAAAGGGACGCCATAGACTTTATGGAGGTTTTACAAGATGTTCTAAGAGCCATGCTTTCAGTCCCAAGATACAATGACGAAAGGCCGATCGTTGGAATAGTCGGAGAGATATACGTAAGACAGAACGCTTTCAGTAACAGCGAGATAGTGAAGAAGGTGGAAGAATATGGAGGAATAGCTTGGCTTGCCCCGATTACAGAATGGATCTCCTACATAAACCACATGGGAAAGAAGAAGGCTTTAAGGTTTAAAAGTTATTCGAGCCTTTTTAGCATCCTACTTACCGAGTATTTCCAGAAAAAGGATGAACATGAGATGGAAAGGATCTTCCTAGAGCATATAAGCTATGGGAAAGAGCCCGAAATAGAGAGCATCCTAAAGAAGGCGAGTCCGTACATACACGAGAGTTTTGAGGGTGAGGCTATCCTTACGGTTGGAAAATCGATAGACTTTATAGAGAAGGGTGTTTCCGGAATAATCAATGCAATGCCTTTTACGTGTATGCCAGGCACTATATCGAGTGCGATTATGAGACTTATTCAGAAAAGATACGGAGTTCCAGTTTTGAACATAGCTTTTGATGGTCAAGGCCTGTCAAACATAAATACGAGGATTGAAGCATTCATGTATCAGGTTTGGGAACACTTCGAAAGAAAGAAGCTCAAAACGAGACTTTAA
- a CDS encoding HU family DNA-binding protein codes for MTKAELVSKMAESAGITKAAASKALDAFVEAVKSALKKEEKVTLVGFGTFSVVKRKARKGRNPRTGKEIKIPARTVPKFTAGKALREAV; via the coding sequence ATGACAAAGGCAGAACTCGTAAGCAAAATGGCAGAAAGTGCAGGAATTACAAAAGCCGCTGCGAGTAAAGCCCTGGATGCATTTGTTGAGGCTGTAAAGTCGGCTTTAAAGAAGGAGGAAAAGGTTACTCTTGTCGGGTTTGGGACATTTAGCGTGGTAAAGAGGAAGGCAAGGAAGGGTAGAAACCCAAGAACCGGTAAGGAGATCAAAATACCTGCGCGGACTGTTCCTAAGTTCACAGCAGGAAAAGCTCTAAGAGAGGCTGTTTAG
- a CDS encoding bifunctional precorrin-2 dehydrogenase/sirohydrochlorin ferrochelatase: MRSDTELKYFPLFLDLSRKRFLIVGGGKVAERKIRMLLRFKAKIKVVSPNLRKGLRLLGNKGLIEVIEKKYDPQDLDGVDFVISATNDNEINKKVVFDAKERGLLVSSVDDPSLCDFIMPSIVKRGSIVIAISTQGKLPHLSKRLKREIGKFLTKDYVKYLSKIGKLRAELISKVKEEEKRKLLFEKISGFTVEELANMSTKKIKELIAGLDKE, from the coding sequence TTGAGATCAGATACTGAGCTCAAGTACTTCCCTCTTTTTCTTGACCTTTCACGTAAAAGATTTCTTATTGTCGGTGGAGGAAAAGTTGCTGAAAGAAAGATACGCATGCTATTACGTTTTAAAGCTAAAATAAAAGTCGTTAGTCCCAACCTAAGAAAAGGGCTCAGACTACTTGGTAACAAAGGACTTATAGAGGTTATAGAGAAAAAATACGATCCTCAGGATTTGGACGGTGTTGATTTTGTGATTTCCGCAACTAATGATAATGAAATTAATAAAAAGGTGGTCTTTGATGCGAAAGAAAGAGGTCTTCTTGTAAGTTCAGTTGATGACCCATCCCTTTGCGATTTTATTATGCCTTCCATAGTAAAGAGGGGCTCGATCGTAATTGCTATATCTACGCAGGGTAAACTTCCTCATCTCTCCAAAAGGCTAAAACGAGAGATCGGAAAATTTTTAACGAAAGATTACGTTAAATACCTATCAAAGATAGGAAAATTGAGGGCAGAACTCATAAGTAAAGTAAAGGAGGAAGAAAAGCGGAAGCTTCTATTCGAAAAGATTTCTGGCTTTACTGTCGAGGAACTGGCAAATATGAGCACGAAAAAGATAAAAGAGTTAATAGCAGGGTTGGATAAGGAATGA
- the hemA gene encoding glutamyl-tRNA reductase, protein MQIVVLGLNHKTAPLEIREKFYLNEEKISDLTSELKRRGIREVVFLSTCNRTEVYLFSEEPEVELALVKDSLREFLKVDESILNDHTYRLYGEDAYRHLLFVACGLDSMVIGEPQILGQVKEAYRIATFNNSTGFFSNKIFHRVFSVAKRVRTETKIGYNPLSVSSMACEMAKKIFGNLKEKKILTIGAGEMTKIALKHFKKEGIAKVYIVNRTFSNAKKLAEEIVGEALPFSEMERLLTEVDLILTSTGSQEFILKKETVLKAMRIRKFKPLFIIDIALPRDVDPDVNDIENVYLFNIDDLKELSEKHLKDRMNEAQRAKEIIEEETKKLPLILDHFDTKPLIIHMINYAETMRKNEVKKALKKIESPNEALYETLDYLTRSIVKKLLHPYIELVKRNPDFETIERVKKLFRFEKNEEEAYCRNERE, encoded by the coding sequence ATGCAGATAGTAGTTTTGGGTCTCAACCATAAAACGGCACCCCTAGAGATAAGGGAGAAGTTTTACCTTAACGAAGAAAAAATAAGCGATCTTACAAGCGAATTGAAAAGAAGGGGAATTAGGGAAGTCGTTTTTCTTTCAACTTGTAACAGAACGGAGGTCTACCTTTTTTCGGAAGAACCGGAAGTTGAGCTTGCCCTCGTGAAAGACTCTTTAAGGGAGTTTTTAAAAGTGGATGAATCGATTCTCAACGACCATACGTATCGTCTTTATGGGGAAGACGCGTATAGGCATCTTTTATTTGTCGCATGCGGACTCGATTCCATGGTAATAGGGGAACCCCAGATTCTAGGTCAGGTCAAGGAAGCTTATAGGATTGCCACTTTTAACAATTCGACTGGTTTTTTCTCCAATAAAATCTTCCATCGGGTATTTAGTGTGGCAAAAAGAGTAAGAACAGAAACAAAGATCGGTTATAATCCCCTTTCTGTAAGTTCCATGGCATGCGAGATGGCAAAAAAGATATTCGGAAATCTGAAGGAAAAAAAGATACTGACGATAGGCGCTGGAGAGATGACAAAGATAGCGCTAAAGCATTTCAAAAAAGAAGGGATCGCAAAGGTCTACATCGTTAACAGGACATTTTCAAATGCGAAAAAGCTCGCAGAAGAGATAGTGGGAGAAGCTTTGCCTTTTTCCGAAATGGAAAGATTACTTACGGAGGTTGATCTTATCCTCACATCTACCGGAAGCCAGGAGTTTATCCTAAAAAAGGAGACTGTCCTTAAGGCTATGAGAATTAGGAAATTTAAGCCCCTCTTCATAATCGACATAGCTCTGCCTAGGGATGTTGACCCGGATGTGAATGATATCGAGAATGTATACCTTTTTAACATAGACGATCTTAAAGAACTTTCGGAAAAACATTTAAAGGACAGGATGAATGAGGCTCAAAGGGCTAAAGAGATAATCGAGGAGGAAACAAAAAAACTTCCCCTCATTTTGGACCACTTCGATACTAAGCCTTTAATAATCCATATGATAAATTACGCAGAAACTATGAGGAAGAACGAGGTTAAAAAGGCCCTAAAAAAAATTGAGAGCCCTAACGAAGCTCTTTACGAAACTCTAGATTATCTTACTCGGTCCATAGTAAAAAAGCTTTTGCATCCCTATATAGAGCTAGTAAAGAGGAATCCGGACTTTGAGACGATAGAAAGGGTAAAAAAGCTTTTTAGGTTTGAAAAAAATGAAGAAGAGGCTTATTGTAGGAACGAGAGGGAGTAG
- the ccsB gene encoding c-type cytochrome biogenesis protein CcsB, whose protein sequence is MNIYIFYASLVFYLISTFFYLLYFALGREALEKKGFFFLLGGVSVHFLSLIVRYIEAGYTPITNLYESLSFLAFLVGSFFIFLRDAYSAKVLGSFILPAISIILIISTFLPHEIKPLPPILRSHYLPIHTIFSFIGHAVFFTSFMVSVLYLITESYIKKKRLPPFIKKLPSLELLDRINVRCISIGFPFLTTGIITGSLWASLAWGSYWSWDPKEVWSLITWLIYAILIHRRLLVGWMGRKTAYVMILGFLCILITFLGVNYLMGGRHSYL, encoded by the coding sequence ATGAATATCTACATTTTTTACGCTTCTCTCGTCTTTTACCTCATCTCCACATTTTTTTACCTTTTATACTTCGCTTTAGGAAGGGAGGCACTAGAAAAAAAAGGGTTCTTTTTCCTTTTGGGAGGGGTTTCGGTCCATTTTTTAAGTCTCATTGTGAGATACATCGAAGCAGGTTATACTCCAATAACTAACCTTTATGAGTCATTATCCTTTTTAGCCTTTTTAGTTGGGTCTTTCTTCATCTTTTTGAGGGATGCTTATAGTGCGAAAGTTCTTGGTTCTTTTATTCTTCCCGCAATCTCTATAATCCTCATTATATCCACCTTCCTTCCCCACGAGATAAAACCCCTCCCTCCCATCCTTAGAAGTCACTATCTACCGATCCACACGATATTCTCATTTATTGGACACGCGGTATTTTTCACAAGCTTTATGGTCTCTGTTCTCTACCTCATAACTGAAAGCTACATAAAAAAGAAAAGGCTTCCCCCCTTTATAAAAAAACTACCCTCCCTTGAACTTCTTGATCGGATAAATGTGAGGTGCATATCGATAGGTTTTCCTTTCCTAACAACCGGAATAATTACGGGTTCTCTTTGGGCTAGTTTAGCCTGGGGTTCCTACTGGAGCTGGGACCCAAAGGAGGTCTGGTCCCTTATTACGTGGCTTATTTACGCAATTTTAATCCACAGGAGGCTTCTAGTGGGCTGGATGGGAAGAAAGACTGCCTACGTTATGATCTTGGGCTTTCTCTGCATACTCATAACTTTTTTAGGGGTTAACTACTTAATGGGAGGGAGGCACTCGTACCTCTGA
- a CDS encoding site-2 protease family protein produces MLIELLFENPLAFFCLSIPLIYAIVFHEVAHAYSAYVLGDRSQRWYGRLTLNPLKHLDPIGTLTLFLFGFGWAKPVPVNFYSLRDTKWATIFVSASGILTNILLAFFSLFLIKVLAFSFGSVPYLVLSYFARVNIILASFNLIPIPPLDGSKILMGFVSGDLKYTLIKLEPYGFYIIIALLLLGVLDPIVESIRSLIVALLELIVS; encoded by the coding sequence GTGCTTATAGAACTGCTTTTCGAGAACCCTCTAGCCTTCTTCTGCCTCTCAATCCCACTTATCTACGCGATCGTCTTTCACGAGGTTGCCCACGCCTATTCAGCCTACGTTCTGGGAGACAGAAGCCAAAGGTGGTATGGAAGGTTGACGCTTAATCCGCTAAAACATCTCGATCCAATAGGGACTTTGACTCTGTTTCTTTTTGGATTCGGATGGGCAAAGCCGGTTCCTGTGAATTTTTATAGCCTTAGAGACACGAAATGGGCAACGATCTTTGTTTCCGCATCAGGAATACTCACAAACATCCTACTTGCCTTTTTCTCATTGTTTCTCATAAAAGTTCTGGCTTTTTCTTTTGGATCCGTCCCTTATTTGGTTCTCTCATACTTTGCGCGGGTCAATATCATTCTTGCCTCTTTTAACCTCATCCCTATTCCACCACTTGATGGCTCAAAGATCCTTATGGGATTTGTCTCTGGAGATCTAAAATACACGCTCATCAAGTTGGAACCATACGGTTTCTACATAATAATCGCACTTCTGCTCCTCGGAGTACTCGATCCTATTGTGGAATCGATAAGGTCGCTTATTGTT
- a CDS encoding acylphosphatase — protein MKERAHIIVKGIVQGVFFRHNTMKMAQKLKITGWVRNLRDGSVEIVCEGESKDIDELVKWCWIGPPGASVDSVEVKKEEYKGEFNTFEIRY, from the coding sequence ATGAAAGAGAGGGCCCACATCATTGTAAAAGGGATAGTCCAAGGGGTCTTTTTCAGGCACAACACGATGAAGATGGCACAAAAGCTCAAAATAACAGGATGGGTTAGAAACTTAAGGGACGGAAGTGTAGAGATCGTATGCGAGGGAGAAAGCAAAGACATAGATGAACTCGTAAAATGGTGCTGGATAGGGCCGCCAGGTGCATCTGTTGACAGTGTGGAGGTAAAAAAGGAAGAGTACAAGGGAGAATTTAACACTTTTGAGATCAGATACTGA